The Anolis carolinensis isolate JA03-04 chromosome 2, rAnoCar3.1.pri, whole genome shotgun sequence genome contains the following window.
caatagaccttttggGAAAGGTTGAATATAGTCCAATAACATAGTGTCCAATGTCTgatattaaagttcaaagtttgtaatccaagaaaccgaaacacactcaaacttccaaatagTTTGAGTGGGGAGAAGTCCAGGTCTTCACTAGAGTTCAAAACAAGTCCGAGGCAAGGAATTGTAGACAAGGCTGTATACACGAcgtgacaaggcaaggctggaatcacggcaaggcaaggcaaggaacacgGCTGGACAAGGCACGGCTAGGCTGAAAGGTAGTGGACTCcgacgcagtccacacttggctgggaaCGAAGTTATCCCTTCAACTgtcacgttgactccgcgctggctagccagcgcacagaacttttaaagaactttgaatcttccctcagaacaggtgtctcaaatgctcttttcccttgggaaaagagctagaacaacatcttgaccagatgcaatcctcccttagaattctcagggggaaataggttaatcagcagattcccttgctgctaatcgcacgcttcgtctcctgccagctttctcctgcctgttagtttccacaaacatccttctatcaaagggaggggaactgggaagagaagactccgtttcaagggcctttttaatgagcgttgaactagaattgtcaatagggaacatctggaacggggcagagtcttgctgaatcggcacaaaacttgtttcctcatcactgtggtccacaatggagtcaggttcacggcccaagggtccatgggacatcacaacaAGTCAACTACAGCAGATCCAGGTCAGGAGCAAGAAGAAACAATGGCCAAGGTTACAGTCCAATGGTCACATGCCAGGAGTTCATTCAGCAGAGTTGATCAAATAACAACCAAGAAATAAAGAGTACAAACCGAATTCAGAGTCCCGAAAGTCAAGCCAGAAAGTCAAGGATacaaacaaagtccaaagtcataaACGAAACCAGGAAGTCAGTCCAGAATTTAGCATCAAAGATTCAGGATGcaacaaagtccagaaaagggtTACAGGGACAGGGCTAGAGCCCAAAATGTTAACCGAGGGGCAGTAGAGTCAAGACATGAAACAAGAGTATGAAGATATGACGTTATCTGCTTccaaagagctattctttttcagaacccTTTTATCCAGAGATCTTAGAagctgctcatttcagcaaactTTCACAGATCATTCTAGAAGCCTGCAATGGGTTTCCTTGTGGAGGAGGTTAGGTGAACGCCTACAAAGCTTACTGCAATTCTGAAAAAAGCCCCCTCTGAGTGAGACCTCTGAGTAGCAGTCAAACTGTGGTtcatgggagagagagagagagagagagcaaggtggcggctttcctctttccttccaatgtTCTTTTAAAGAGAGCTCAGAAATTCAAAGACAGATCTCCTCTATTGGCGCATAAGTTCTGTGATGTCTAATGTTccctaaagctctttccacattccgtgcatttatgtggcttctcccccatgagggtcctttgatgggaacgtagactgccactccgactgaagctctttccacattccatgcatttgtgtggctgctcccctgtgtgcttcctttgatgggaacgtaggctgccACTCCAacggaagctttctccacattctatgcatttatatggcttctcccctgtgtgcttcctttgatgggaacgtagactgccactccaacggaagctctttccacattccatgcatttgtgtggcttctcccctgtgtgggtcttttgatggttATGCAGTCTTGCACTCCgacagaagctctttccacattccatgcatttatatggcgtctcccctgtgtgcttcctttgatggaaaCGTAGAGTGTCACTGCGACTGAAGCttcttccacattctatgcatttatatggcttctcccctgtgtgggtcttttgatgggaacgcagactgctactctgactgaagctctttccacattccatgcatttatatggcttctcccctgtgtgggtcctttgatgagaatgtagactgccactctgactgaagctctttccacattccatgcatttgtgtggcttctcccctgtgtgggtcttttgatggttACGCAGACctgcactgtgactgaagctttctccgcATTCTttgcattgatatggcttctcccctgtgtgcttcctttgatgggaacgtagactgccactctgactgaagcttcctccacattccatgcatttatatggcttctcccctgtgtgggtcctttgatgggaatgtagatgtccactccgactgaagcttcctccacattccatgcatttatagggcttctcccctgtgtgggtcctttgatgggaacgtagactgccactctgactgaagcttcctccacattccatgcatttataaggcttctcccctgtgtgggtccgttcATGTCTAGTAAGATAACCTTTCCTATCAAATtgttttccacattccacacactgatgtaacttctcccGTGTTTGTGATCTAGGATAgggaggtagaggacttgccattcttttatatttataattcaaatattatgtCAGGTGTTCACAGATATAACCTCCTGAACAGCACAGACTTTGTTTTGTTGTAGCCTTCTTCTTGCTTTTCCAAGCCTGTCTTTttcagcacaatcttatttcCTCCCCTTAATTGAACAGGTATGcagcttgaaatatatttttctactacttatttgttcttgttgtcattgctgtgtattttgaagtcactttagacttagagcactTCTCAGGCAAAGCTCTCACAAGGTGTTCTTTGCAGAACTTGTCCAGAAGTTGCCTGCCAGACAAATGAGAGGAAAATCTCTTCAAGAAttgaacagagaaagatctcatggaacacaacaacaacaacaactttattcttatttcccgccccatctctccggaGATACTCGGGGCAATTTACATGGGGACCAAATCCAAAAACAAAATTACAGATATGTGAACATAAAACAAC
Protein-coding sequences here:
- the LOC134296854 gene encoding zinc finger protein 239-like isoform X1, whose amino-acid sequence is MASPLPPYPRSQTREKLHQCVECGKQFDRKGYLTRHERTHTGEKPYKCMECGGSFSQSGSLRSHQRTHTGEKPYKCMECGGSFSRSGHLHSHQRTHTGEKPYKCMECGGSFSQSGSLRSHQRKHTGEKPYQCKECGESFSHSAGLRNHQKTHTGEKPHKCMECGKSFSQSGSLHSHQRTHTGEKPYKCMECGKSFSQSSSLRSHQKTHTGEKPYKCIECGRSFSRSDTLRFHQRKHTGETPYKCMECGKSFCRSARLHNHQKTHTGEKPHKCMECGKSFRWSGSLRSHQRKHTGEKPYKCIECGESFRWSGSLRSHQRKHTGEQPHKCMECGKSFSRSGSLRSHQRTLMGEKPHKCTECGKSFREH